The proteins below come from a single Chryseobacterium sp. MA9 genomic window:
- a CDS encoding RHS repeat-associated core domain-containing protein → MKSVAPQVNLVYTSGSSNGIAGYSWNLSGVTTISRVGRNIEKDGEVKGIQLDYSDYYSFNGQRLILKSGEYGKDGAEYVTEKYSNIKIKSFGAITGQLWKGPEYWEVTFEDGTQAWYGAITSSSSTSITPVDYNIVKWKDINGNYITYNYSQAVSTNVSLISSIEWGGNEKITKPHFNKIEFNYFNERFLKEINYLNGVKFIQNKLLKEIIVKTNGNQFKRYAITYADNGTNYQFVNKVTEYNSNDQYANPITIEYEPYQASNEETTKENNIANTNTKKYGDFDMDGITDYLEYIPTPGTAGSVQVGVINFRNSVYKDVPIMPLKYELNRFTSSEFAKAATITFKKDGYVKNKLGVVIPHKVATSDPKKPNYELLVYSIDVSGLNFKLEFSKLIPYNIYNPGGELSGGTECIETSQLSVNYLDSYDYDGDGISELMIGFGKRNRCTSPPLEPNSISSSSINPISETPSLLHPSINSSNVEYGSDILAEMESENSPNYIIPPDGGTVDNFTYYSSFIMDIDENTDVSNSIYKYDQGVSINTSGDPNKDNHYIDLNGDGIQDIVQIKFDGTITGVYNFRKQTAGTYAKVNIGEFSGQKLEGISSGTLYGDFNGDNKVDALVPQANKSYNWNLFLSDGKKFNQSYINNFIYYSSGTEVLKETSHHVWESGGGCSYSDSRYFQYNVADLDADGKSDIIVSYVFMTNHEWSQHHDEEKTVLRTFVYSVNKTTTDNTANFAKAFYSSAGGDSAFLQSSPIQTNGDLNFYRVRDWSREYAQKVIPFGTLSLNKTNQQIISIGKPDDCSGVIGCPYNYVTQYGYSYTPSLARIKFIKQSDITTEVSYQELNSNADTNFYKPVKKELFPYFELEQIPLSFVVSQLKQEGRKQDFRYRGFLSHLQGKGMIGFRQSSRSSWYADGFENTKIWSGIEMDPLNDGTTIKEWSIRTNNENNIFPADISENNTQLLSFKSTIYQTDKLLNGQIVTGVIADTDKPKVITALVPKSTISKDFLTGTITTGNITYGDYYLPNQSISNVNNGYGITTSTFEYIHNPSGIGADYYIGRLKTKTDATQAYGDTKSVKEEYTYEHNLLKTQKTWNRDNTGYLLETYNYDGFGNITGKTTSNSVDSQTQTNSTLYDPKGRFVIQKTDNLGLETNIEYNDWGQIKKQTDPLGNTLINTYDTWGKLLTSKTNLGGTSTYEYKRDDNANITVIQYDSDGDISKKYTNKLGQEYKSSTKAFGQGQYVSQETQYDVLGRKIKESEPYFEGQSASQWNLIAYDDSVFPAKATATAFNGKKMETSISGLTTTIKELNGYGRTTSKTTDALGKAVSSTDKGGTINFTYNAAGEQIKAQYAENIVTTKYDSWGRKSEFNDPSNGLYKYEYDGFGQPKKTISPKGTKEYTYNTLGQLISQKEISTTDGGQATNKIISYAYDNKGRIISKGGTSKGKAYSSNISYDPQGRVLSSSESSNGKYFIQKGITYDDKARVISYEKQLYSSGVLTKVQIENVYSAWNGELTQIKDKITGKSLWELKETNAKGQALKAKLGAADINNTYDTNGFLTNVNHSSAVKPSILQLSYSFNAIKNELNSRTTGGDFNIVESFDYDDNNRLINWTNPVTGIKPSSNRNIYDVKGRIMENDQVGTMKYENSAKIYQSTGMTLNAAGTQNYNNDLIQSIIYNENNDPVFIDGMKGDVAIQYGLTSMRQRVTYGGNFSIDGDGKFTKFYSEDGSYEIVRDNTTGKEKHILYIGGNPYESNIIYLKNYNETGGSYKFLHKDYIGSILAISDEAGNKLEQRHFDAWGNFTHLQIGNGAIITDKNIIDSTSLLVERGYTSHEHFAEVGIIHMNGRLYDPLLRRFLNADENIQDPYNTQNYNKYGYVFNNPLMFNDPSGEWIVESAFLSAVIIGAMVASFSYTIMTSISGQNWDLGQFFKSTLFGAASAAVTYGIGTVFVTSAGTATQIATELGKLGTILVQGTAHALAQGIISLVQGQGFESAFVSGLLGSYGASAFSAVAGKFASSAVGTIASGAILGGVGSELTGGNFWQGVVIGGFVAGFNHGMHKIGNEFTQKEPQQKKESWDLDGDGKMDLGEANNWYRKGKGQAVTLDAKKIDLDFVDTKGWIKGKTYNVQTLIKSSDGRVLGNITVKYLGNNKVTILSDTYNFEQHGKFMDSPFRNAATVVGKWYAGQGGTDFQINFKGINTIRPRVYNFERGPKY, encoded by the coding sequence GTGAAAAGTGTAGCACCTCAGGTTAATTTAGTGTATACCAGCGGTTCTTCTAATGGGATTGCAGGATATTCTTGGAATCTTTCCGGGGTTACGACAATCTCAAGAGTTGGCAGGAATATTGAAAAGGATGGAGAAGTAAAAGGAATACAATTGGATTATTCTGATTATTATAGTTTTAATGGACAGCGATTGATTCTTAAGTCAGGCGAATATGGTAAAGACGGCGCAGAATATGTGACGGAGAAATATTCCAATATCAAGATAAAATCATTTGGAGCAATTACAGGACAATTATGGAAAGGACCTGAATATTGGGAAGTCACTTTTGAAGACGGAACCCAGGCATGGTATGGAGCTATAACATCAAGTAGCAGCACATCAATCACTCCTGTTGATTATAATATTGTAAAATGGAAAGATATAAATGGAAATTATATCACTTATAACTATTCTCAAGCAGTATCAACCAATGTTAGTTTAATCTCTTCTATAGAATGGGGAGGAAATGAAAAGATAACTAAGCCACATTTCAATAAAATTGAATTTAATTATTTTAATGAAAGATTTTTAAAAGAAATAAATTATTTAAATGGCGTTAAGTTTATACAAAATAAACTATTAAAAGAGATTATTGTAAAAACTAATGGAAACCAATTTAAAAGATATGCAATTACCTATGCAGATAATGGAACAAACTATCAGTTTGTAAACAAAGTAACGGAATACAATTCCAATGATCAATATGCTAATCCAATTACCATAGAATACGAACCTTATCAAGCAAGCAATGAGGAAACAACTAAGGAAAACAATATTGCAAATACAAATACAAAAAAATATGGTGATTTTGACATGGATGGTATTACTGACTATCTTGAATATATTCCTACCCCTGGAACTGCCGGTTCTGTGCAGGTAGGGGTTATTAACTTCAGGAATTCAGTCTATAAAGACGTGCCAATTATGCCGTTAAAATATGAGCTTAATCGGTTTACATCAAGTGAATTTGCAAAAGCAGCAACTATAACTTTTAAGAAAGATGGCTATGTGAAAAATAAATTAGGTGTTGTAATACCACATAAAGTAGCAACTTCAGATCCTAAGAAACCCAACTATGAGCTTCTGGTATATTCAATAGACGTTTCTGGTCTAAATTTTAAACTAGAATTCTCAAAATTAATACCATATAATATATACAATCCTGGAGGAGAATTAAGTGGAGGCACTGAATGTATAGAAACATCACAACTAAGTGTAAACTATTTAGACAGCTATGATTATGATGGAGATGGTATTTCCGAACTAATGATAGGATTTGGCAAACGAAACCGCTGCACAAGCCCGCCACTAGAACCAAATTCCATTTCTAGCAGCAGTATAAATCCCATCAGTGAAACACCATCTCTTCTGCATCCTTCCATTAATTCTTCAAATGTAGAATATGGAAGCGATATTCTTGCTGAAATGGAATCAGAAAATTCTCCTAATTATATTATTCCTCCCGATGGTGGCACTGTAGATAATTTCACATACTACTCATCATTTATCATGGATATTGATGAAAATACAGATGTTAGCAATAGTATTTACAAATATGATCAAGGAGTTAGTATTAATACTTCAGGAGACCCTAACAAAGACAACCACTATATTGATTTAAATGGAGATGGTATACAAGATATTGTACAAATAAAATTTGATGGTACTATTACTGGTGTCTATAATTTCCGTAAACAAACTGCTGGAACTTATGCGAAAGTAAATATTGGAGAATTTTCCGGACAGAAACTTGAAGGTATATCTTCTGGCACTCTATATGGTGACTTTAATGGAGACAATAAAGTAGATGCTTTAGTTCCTCAAGCTAATAAGTCTTATAACTGGAATCTATTTCTTTCGGATGGAAAGAAGTTTAACCAATCTTATATTAATAATTTTATCTACTATAGCTCCGGGACAGAAGTATTAAAGGAAACAAGTCATCATGTATGGGAATCAGGAGGAGGTTGTTCATATTCAGATAGCAGATATTTTCAATACAATGTTGCAGACTTAGATGCAGATGGCAAATCAGATATTATTGTTAGTTATGTATTTATGACAAATCATGAATGGAGTCAGCATCATGATGAAGAGAAAACGGTTTTGCGTACTTTCGTTTATTCAGTTAATAAGACAACAACGGACAATACTGCAAATTTTGCCAAAGCTTTCTATTCAAGCGCAGGAGGAGACAGTGCTTTTTTACAAAGTTCACCTATTCAAACCAATGGAGATTTAAATTTTTATAGAGTTAGGGATTGGAGTAGAGAATATGCCCAAAAAGTTATTCCTTTCGGAACATTAAGTTTAAACAAAACGAATCAGCAAATTATATCAATAGGAAAGCCTGATGACTGCTCAGGCGTAATTGGCTGTCCTTACAATTATGTTACTCAATATGGATATTCATACACCCCTTCATTAGCAAGAATCAAATTTATTAAACAGAGTGATATTACAACTGAAGTTTCTTATCAAGAACTTAATTCTAATGCTGATACAAACTTCTACAAGCCGGTAAAAAAAGAGTTGTTCCCTTATTTTGAATTAGAACAGATTCCATTATCTTTTGTTGTATCCCAGCTTAAACAAGAAGGCAGGAAGCAGGACTTCAGATACAGAGGATTCTTAAGCCATTTGCAAGGCAAAGGAATGATCGGCTTCCGTCAGTCCTCACGTTCTTCATGGTATGCTGATGGCTTTGAAAATACCAAGATATGGTCAGGAATTGAAATGGATCCATTAAATGATGGCACAACAATAAAAGAATGGAGCATCAGAACCAATAATGAAAACAATATCTTCCCGGCAGATATTTCAGAGAATAATACGCAGCTTTTAAGCTTTAAATCTACAATTTATCAGACCGATAAATTATTAAACGGACAAATCGTAACAGGGGTAATCGCTGATACCGATAAACCAAAGGTGATAACAGCTCTTGTTCCAAAAAGTACAATATCCAAAGACTTTTTAACCGGAACCATTACAACAGGAAATATTACCTATGGAGACTACTATTTACCCAACCAAAGTATTTCCAATGTCAATAATGGATATGGAATTACTACATCTACATTTGAATATATCCATAATCCTTCGGGAATAGGAGCAGATTATTACATAGGTCGTCTGAAAACTAAAACGGATGCTACTCAGGCTTATGGTGATACAAAATCGGTAAAAGAAGAATACACGTATGAACATAATCTTTTAAAAACACAGAAAACGTGGAATAGGGATAATACAGGATATTTGCTGGAAACTTATAATTATGATGGTTTTGGAAATATCACCGGAAAAACGACCAGCAATAGTGTAGATTCCCAAACCCAAACCAATAGCACTTTGTATGATCCCAAAGGTAGATTTGTAATACAAAAAACAGATAATTTAGGATTAGAAACTAATATTGAATACAATGATTGGGGACAAATAAAAAAACAAACCGATCCTTTAGGAAATACCCTTATCAATACTTATGATACTTGGGGAAAACTATTGACTTCTAAAACCAACTTAGGAGGAACAAGCACTTATGAATATAAAAGAGACGATAATGCAAATATTACTGTTATTCAATACGACTCTGATGGAGATATTTCAAAGAAATATACCAATAAACTAGGACAGGAATACAAGTCTTCTACCAAAGCATTCGGACAAGGACAATATGTTTCCCAAGAGACTCAGTATGATGTTTTAGGAAGGAAAATTAAAGAATCAGAACCTTATTTTGAAGGACAAAGTGCTTCTCAGTGGAATCTCATTGCTTATGATGATTCTGTATTCCCTGCCAAAGCAACGGCTACAGCATTCAATGGAAAGAAAATGGAGACTTCTATTTCCGGACTTACTACAACTATTAAAGAATTGAATGGATACGGAAGAACAACGTCAAAAACCACTGATGCTTTAGGAAAGGCAGTTTCTTCAACAGACAAAGGAGGAACGATTAATTTCACCTATAATGCAGCCGGAGAACAGATTAAAGCTCAGTATGCAGAAAATATTGTCACCACAAAATATGATTCTTGGGGAAGAAAATCAGAGTTCAATGATCCTTCCAATGGATTATATAAATATGAATATGATGGTTTCGGACAGCCAAAGAAAACAATAAGTCCAAAAGGAACGAAAGAATATACTTATAATACTTTAGGGCAATTAATTTCTCAAAAAGAAATTTCTACGACAGATGGAGGGCAGGCAACCAATAAGATAATCTCTTATGCTTATGATAATAAAGGTAGAATAATTTCAAAAGGGGGAACTTCCAAAGGAAAAGCTTACAGCTCAAACATTTCCTACGATCCACAGGGAAGAGTACTCTCATCTTCAGAAAGTAGCAATGGTAAATACTTTATCCAGAAAGGAATTACTTATGATGATAAAGCAAGGGTAATTTCTTATGAGAAGCAACTCTATTCTTCTGGTGTTCTTACCAAGGTTCAGATTGAAAATGTGTACAGTGCTTGGAATGGAGAACTTACACAAATAAAAGACAAAATAACAGGTAAGAGCCTGTGGGAACTTAAGGAAACCAATGCCAAAGGACAAGCCTTAAAAGCAAAGCTGGGAGCAGCAGATATCAACAATACTTATGATACAAATGGATTCTTAACAAACGTCAATCATTCATCAGCTGTTAAGCCAAGTATTTTACAACTTTCCTATTCATTTAATGCCATAAAAAATGAATTGAATAGTAGAACAACGGGAGGAGATTTCAATATTGTAGAATCCTTTGATTATGACGACAACAACCGACTCATCAACTGGACGAATCCTGTAACAGGTATTAAACCTTCTTCAAACAGAAATATTTATGATGTGAAAGGAAGGATCATGGAAAACGATCAGGTGGGAACGATGAAGTATGAAAATTCGGCTAAAATTTATCAGTCAACAGGAATGACATTAAATGCAGCAGGAACTCAGAATTATAACAATGACCTAATCCAAAGTATTATTTATAATGAAAATAATGACCCTGTTTTCATTGATGGAATGAAAGGAGATGTTGCCATCCAGTATGGCTTGACCAGCATGAGACAAAGAGTGACGTATGGAGGTAACTTCAGCATTGACGGAGATGGGAAATTCACCAAGTTCTATAGTGAGGATGGAAGCTATGAAATTGTAAGAGATAATACAACCGGAAAAGAAAAGCATATCCTGTATATCGGAGGAAATCCTTATGAAAGCAATATCATCTATCTTAAAAATTATAATGAAACGGGAGGTTCTTATAAATTCTTGCACAAAGATTATATTGGCAGTATCTTAGCGATCAGTGATGAAGCTGGAAACAAGCTGGAGCAGAGACATTTTGATGCATGGGGTAACTTCACACATTTACAAATAGGAAATGGAGCCATAATTACCGATAAAAATATAATTGATAGCACTTCGTTATTAGTAGAAAGAGGTTACACTTCACATGAACATTTTGCAGAAGTAGGCATTATCCACATGAACGGGAGACTGTATGATCCGTTATTAAGAAGGTTCTTAAATGCAGATGAAAATATACAGGATCCTTATAATACCCAAAATTACAATAAGTATGGGTATGTGTTCAATAATCCATTGATGTTTAACGACCCGAGTGGAGAATGGATCGTTGAATCTGCATTCTTGTCAGCAGTGATTATCGGAGCTATGGTAGCATCATTCAGCTATACGATTATGACTTCGATTAGTGGGCAAAATTGGGATTTAGGACAGTTCTTTAAATCTACCTTATTTGGTGCTGCCTCTGCGGCTGTTACCTATGGCATAGGAACTGTATTTGTCACCTCGGCTGGTACTGCTACCCAAATTGCAACAGAGCTTGGGAAATTGGGAACTATTTTAGTACAGGGAACAGCACATGCTTTAGCACAGGGAATCATATCCTTAGTACAGGGACAAGGTTTTGAAAGCGCTTTTGTTTCAGGTCTTTTGGGTAGCTACGGTGCATCGGCATTTAGTGCTGTTGCTGGTAAATTTGCTAGCAGCGCAGTAGGAACGATTGCTTCTGGTGCTATTTTAGGTGGCGTAGGTTCTGAGCTTACTGGAGGAAACTTCTGGCAAGGAGTTGTAATTGGTGGCTTTGTTGCTGGGTTTAATCATGGGATGCATAAAATTGGGAATGAATTCACTCAAAAAGAACCACAGCAGAAGAAAGAATCTTGGGATTTAGATGGCGATGGAAAAATGGACTTAGGTGAAGCAAACAATTGGTATAGAAAAGGAAAGGGACAAGCTGTAACATTAGATGCAAAAAAAATAGATTTAGATTTTGTTGATACAAAAGGCTGGATTAAAGGAAAAACGTATAATGTTCAAACTTTAATAAAATCAAGTGATGGTAGAGTATTAGGAAATATTACAGTTAAATATCTTGGAAATAATAAGGTAACTATATTATCTGACACTTATAATTTTGAACAACATGGAAAATTTATGGATAGTCCTTTTAGAAACGCTGCTACAGTTGTCGGTAAATGGTACGCAGGCCAAGGAGGAACCGATTTTCAAATAAATTTTAAAGGTATAAATACTATAAGACCAAGAGTATATAATTTTGAAAGAGGACCTAAATATTAA
- a CDS encoding cell wall anchor protein, with product MKTQLFSIALLVSSFTFAQSWNITGNSGTNPSNNFIGTTDNQPLVLKSNSIEVVRIKPNGNVGIGVISPDAKLHVAQDNINNQNLVLGKFTSSGPTGGSAIVGLTYNSTTANLEVNSTYAGNGFRYGTYGDFNIENDTPSPDFGAINFITNKKVQMAIMPNGNTSLQGKFEAKELKVTLTPTADFVFDEKYDLPKLEEVEKHIKEKKHLPEIASAKVMEKEGVNVGEFQIKLLQKIEELTLYSIDQNKQIKQQAEQLKHLKDENEDLKVQSAKIEKLEQQVQKLLSTKK from the coding sequence ATGAAAACACAATTATTTTCGATTGCACTTCTAGTTTCATCATTTACTTTCGCACAAAGCTGGAATATCACAGGGAATTCAGGGACTAATCCATCCAATAATTTTATTGGAACTACAGATAATCAACCGTTAGTTTTGAAATCTAATAGTATTGAGGTTGTTCGAATTAAGCCTAATGGGAATGTGGGGATAGGAGTTATAAGTCCCGATGCCAAATTGCATGTAGCTCAGGATAATATAAATAACCAGAATTTGGTTTTAGGAAAGTTTACATCCTCCGGGCCAACCGGGGGTAGTGCTATAGTCGGTTTAACATATAATAGTACTACTGCTAATCTGGAAGTAAATTCTACATACGCAGGTAATGGCTTCAGATATGGAACTTATGGTGACTTTAATATTGAAAATGATACTCCATCCCCAGATTTTGGAGCAATTAATTTTATTACAAACAAGAAAGTGCAAATGGCCATTATGCCCAATGGCAATACTTCATTACAAGGAAAGTTTGAAGCCAAAGAATTAAAAGTAACCCTAACTCCTACTGCTGATTTTGTATTTGATGAAAAATACGATCTCCCAAAATTAGAAGAAGTTGAAAAACATATCAAAGAAAAGAAACATCTTCCTGAAATTGCTTCTGCAAAGGTTATGGAAAAAGAAGGTGTAAACGTGGGAGAATTTCAAATTAAACTATTACAAAAAATAGAAGAACTTACATTGTACTCAATTGATCAGAATAAACAAATAAAGCAACAGGCAGAACAGCTGAAACATCTTAAGGATGAAAATGAAGATTTAAAAGTCCAATCTGCTAAAATTGAAAAGCTCGAGCAGCAGGTTCAGAAATTATTATCAACAAAAAAATAA
- a CDS encoding DUF6660 family protein: MNLLRWILAIYFMALSLMPCEDTSHPLNIGDNKISLSINGVHSTEKGDICSPLCACSCCQMTVSAFKMDPLLEIPEQIPAYFSKKILFHKNDFAYQIYDPIWQPPKI; this comes from the coding sequence ATGAACCTCTTAAGATGGATACTGGCAATTTACTTCATGGCGCTATCATTGATGCCATGTGAAGACACGTCTCATCCGTTGAATATAGGTGATAATAAGATTTCATTAAGTATTAATGGAGTTCATTCTACAGAAAAAGGAGATATCTGTTCTCCGCTCTGTGCATGCAGTTGTTGTCAGATGACGGTTTCTGCGTTTAAAATGGATCCTTTGTTGGAAATTCCTGAGCAGATACCTGCTTATTTTTCAAAGAAAATCTTATTCCATAAAAACGACTTTGCTTACCAGATTTACGATCCTATCTGGCAGCCTCCTAAAATTTAA